The following are from one region of the Pseudodesulfovibrio piezophilus C1TLV30 genome:
- the ftsE gene encoding cell division ATP-binding protein FtsE, protein MVKVDRLSHNFGAYWALKDISFTLGKGEFLFLTGHSGAGKTTLLRLLYGALPVSRGRATVAGVHLNNIKKRHVPLLRRKVGVVFQDFKILPRKTVFDNVAMALEVRGMARTHLERRVRAIIRAMGLETKSYSICERLSGGEQQRVAIARSMVANPELILADEPTGNLDFDLTMHLMEIFKQFHTYGTSVIMATHSREVLECVPEARILHLEDGRIVSGCNADGTVFGQSPTDEDCPDDMGDDLLSETSLGPADYDEDDEETL, encoded by the coding sequence ATGGTAAAAGTTGATCGTCTGTCCCACAACTTTGGCGCATACTGGGCTCTCAAGGATATCTCCTTTACTTTGGGCAAAGGTGAGTTCCTGTTTTTGACAGGACATTCCGGCGCGGGCAAAACAACTTTGCTGCGCCTTCTTTACGGTGCCCTGCCTGTTTCTCGCGGCCGGGCCACGGTTGCCGGAGTCCATCTCAATAATATCAAAAAGCGGCATGTCCCGCTCCTGCGACGCAAGGTCGGCGTTGTCTTTCAGGATTTCAAGATCCTTCCCAGGAAAACCGTGTTCGACAATGTGGCCATGGCCCTTGAGGTTCGCGGCATGGCACGGACGCACCTTGAGCGACGGGTCCGGGCGATTATCCGGGCCATGGGGCTTGAGACGAAAAGCTACTCCATTTGCGAGCGGCTTTCCGGTGGGGAGCAGCAGCGTGTGGCCATTGCCCGGTCCATGGTCGCCAATCCGGAACTGATTCTTGCAGATGAACCGACCGGGAATCTCGATTTTGATCTGACCATGCATCTGATGGAAATTTTCAAGCAGTTCCATACCTACGGAACATCGGTCATCATGGCGACCCACAGCCGTGAAGTTCTTGAATGTGTTCCCGAAGCACGAATCCTTCATCTCGAAGACGGGCGTATCGTTTCCGGGTGCAATGCCGACGGCACGGTGTTCGGCCAAAGCCCGACGGATGAGGATTGTCCTGACGACATGGGCGATGATCTGCTGAGTGAAACCTCCCTCGGCCCGGCTGATTATGACGAGGACGACGAGGAGACACTGTGA